One window of the Carnobacterium maltaromaticum DSM 20342 genome contains the following:
- a CDS encoding VOC family protein has protein sequence MNLQALHHVAIIVSDYQKSKEFYVDLLGFEVIRENYRPERNDHKLDLKFGNSELEIFAMPNNPKRVSNPEACGLRHLAFKVDAIEEVISELAAKGIDCEPIRIDDYTNEKMTFFFDPDGLPLELHE, from the coding sequence ATGAATTTACAAGCACTACATCATGTGGCGATTATTGTCTCAGATTATCAAAAGTCAAAAGAATTTTATGTTGATTTACTAGGCTTTGAAGTGATCAGAGAGAACTACCGTCCTGAACGGAATGATCATAAATTAGATTTAAAATTTGGCAACAGCGAGCTTGAAATTTTCGCAATGCCAAATAATCCCAAACGAGTTTCAAATCCAGAAGCATGTGGACTTAGACATTTAGCTTTTAAAGTCGATGCTATTGAGGAAGTCATTTCTGAATTAGCTGCTAAAGGAATTGACTGTGAGCCGATTCGGATCGATGATTACACGAATGAGAAGATGACCTTCTTTTTCGATCCAGATGGTTTGCCACTAGAATTACATGAATAA
- a CDS encoding CPBP family intramembrane glutamic endopeptidase, whose amino-acid sequence MLKLLKTKEFWLNCLFLIALLVINFLPSILFGVGIGMGLSNSPFFPYVVSLLFLASVAIIVMLALKRKIITFKWDFLTGRNLAIIFIAFFLMKVVSVVIAMFMTTDTTANQEAINQLTSSNSSLLMAVMIVIAAPINEEIIFRASITQLFFKKHQVAALIVTSVVFGLFHGPTDIQSFLLYSSMGAALSAVYLKTGRIECSIALHFLNNGLSFVAMQFI is encoded by the coding sequence ATGTTAAAACTGTTAAAAACAAAAGAATTTTGGTTAAATTGCTTATTTTTAATTGCTTTACTCGTAATTAATTTTCTTCCATCAATTTTATTTGGTGTTGGTATAGGAATGGGTTTATCCAACTCGCCTTTCTTTCCATATGTTGTTAGCTTACTCTTTTTAGCTTCAGTAGCAATTATCGTAATGCTTGCGCTAAAAAGAAAAATAATTACCTTTAAATGGGACTTCTTAACCGGAAGAAACTTGGCAATCATCTTTATTGCTTTCTTCTTAATGAAGGTCGTATCTGTTGTCATCGCGATGTTTATGACGACAGATACAACGGCAAATCAAGAAGCGATTAATCAATTAACGAGTTCAAATTCAAGCCTTTTAATGGCCGTTATGATTGTGATTGCAGCGCCAATTAATGAAGAAATCATCTTCCGAGCATCTATTACGCAATTATTCTTTAAAAAGCATCAAGTCGCAGCTTTGATTGTGACATCTGTCGTATTTGGACTATTTCATGGCCCAACAGACATTCAAAGCTTCTTATTGTATAGTTCAATGGGAGCCGCGTTAAGTGCCGTTTATTTGAAAACAGGTCGCATTGAATGTTCAATCGCTTTACATTTCTTAAATAATGGCCTCAGCTTTGTTGCGATGCAGTTTATTTAA
- a CDS encoding ABC transporter permease, producing the protein MSSSMRKIQTLFMFKLEMILKNLTIMLGPIMAILFVFIFKTVVEVPTPGGTQPESVEFVTGYILQIGVIFNVTMTGIMAASMPLAEEKEKQTLRVLLSSSVNKVEFLIGSLAPVLVIMTAINFILIPISGVFVGNMLVYLLITTIVSVITIILGLLIGMSAKNQMSVSLLSMPFMLILMMIPLLFQLNDLAGKASSFIYTGTLNEIISRLAQNDPNPVSLKNGLVLVAWFIVASGSCLYFYKKKGLESE; encoded by the coding sequence ATGAGTAGTTCCATGCGAAAAATACAGACACTATTTATGTTTAAATTAGAAATGATTTTGAAAAATTTAACGATTATGCTGGGGCCGATTATGGCAATCCTATTTGTTTTTATCTTTAAAACAGTTGTGGAAGTACCCACTCCAGGGGGAACACAACCAGAATCAGTAGAATTTGTTACAGGGTATATTTTACAGATAGGCGTTATATTTAATGTGACAATGACGGGCATTATGGCGGCTAGTATGCCTTTAGCAGAAGAAAAAGAAAAGCAGACGTTACGTGTTTTGTTGAGTTCATCTGTTAATAAAGTGGAATTTCTGATTGGAAGTTTGGCACCAGTCTTAGTCATTATGACAGCAATCAATTTTATTTTGATTCCAATTAGCGGTGTATTCGTTGGGAACATGCTAGTCTATCTATTAATTACCACCATAGTTAGCGTAATTACAATCATTTTAGGTTTACTTATCGGTATGAGTGCCAAAAATCAAATGTCAGTGTCGTTATTATCAATGCCATTTATGCTTATTTTGATGATGATTCCATTACTTTTTCAACTAAACGATTTAGCTGGTAAAGCTTCTAGTTTTATTTATACAGGCACACTAAATGAAATAATTAGCCGTTTGGCTCAAAATGATCCCAATCCCGTTTCTTTAAAAAATGGTTTGGTTCTCGTAGCTTGGTTCATAGTTGCAAGTGGAAGCTGTCTTTATTTTTATAAGAAAAAAGGCCTGGAATCAGAATAA
- a CDS encoding LytTR family transcriptional regulator DNA-binding domain-containing protein, producing the protein MKRLIVEEVMKQEKAKLLLKNISFDVEEAEVVGIKCSIDESHLLFDLIEGEKIPTSGKIQRQLTSMESDRKNDGLYEKLTVEKYLTFFNRLNAQKIDLANLKESFALIDCWKTAIEKLSLAQKKRVGLLRIYSAQPDLVLIESPLTDLDNEGIELYIKCLEVFKKEAIAVLVTAPYLEELILLSSKVYVKHESGLNQVDLSEEKGNHEPAYSANLQPNVFKILCKIDDKMIFFSPTEIDYIESINGVSQVHVGGESFPSALTMTELEARLIKFGFFRCHRSYLVNLQRVRELVSYSRNSFTLVLADEIKTKLPLSRTRLEELKLLLEI; encoded by the coding sequence ATGAAACGGTTAATTGTCGAAGAAGTAATGAAACAAGAAAAAGCAAAACTCCTCTTAAAAAATATAAGTTTTGATGTCGAGGAAGCTGAAGTAGTTGGGATAAAATGTTCAATAGACGAAAGTCATCTTTTATTTGATTTAATTGAAGGAGAAAAAATACCAACAAGTGGCAAGATACAACGCCAGTTAACTAGTATGGAATCGGATCGAAAGAACGACGGATTGTATGAAAAATTAACAGTAGAAAAGTATCTGACTTTCTTTAATCGTCTAAATGCTCAGAAAATTGACTTAGCCAATTTAAAAGAATCTTTTGCCTTAATAGATTGTTGGAAGACTGCAATTGAAAAACTATCCCTTGCACAAAAGAAGCGAGTCGGCCTTTTAAGAATCTATAGCGCACAACCTGATTTAGTTTTAATCGAAAGTCCGCTAACGGATTTAGATAATGAAGGAATTGAGCTTTATATAAAATGTTTAGAGGTATTCAAAAAAGAAGCTATTGCAGTGCTAGTTACGGCACCTTATTTAGAAGAGCTCATTTTGCTTAGTTCAAAAGTCTATGTGAAGCATGAATCTGGTTTAAATCAAGTTGATTTGTCAGAAGAAAAAGGGAACCATGAACCAGCTTATTCAGCCAATTTACAACCGAATGTCTTTAAAATATTATGTAAAATTGATGATAAAATGATTTTCTTTAGTCCGACAGAAATTGATTATATTGAGAGTATTAACGGTGTCAGTCAAGTTCATGTTGGTGGCGAAAGCTTTCCATCGGCTTTAACTATGACTGAACTTGAAGCGCGACTCATAAAATTTGGATTTTTCCGCTGTCACCGAAGTTATCTAGTTAATCTGCAAAGAGTACGGGAATTAGTCAGTTATTCCAGAAATAGTTTTACCTTAGTCTTAGCAGATGAAATCAAAACAAAGTTACCTTTATCTAGAACTCGCTTAGAGGAATTAAAACTATTGCTTGAGATTTAA
- a CDS encoding MetQ/NlpA family ABC transporter substrate-binding protein, whose translation MKKTRIFGLIVALVLVVTLAACGSNGAKEDKKAKDNVLKIGASNIPHAVILEHVKPILEKEGIDLQITTYQDYILPNKALADGEIDANYFQHIPYFNLQVKENDYDFVNAGAIHIEPLGLYSKRVKNLDDLKDGATVIVSNSTTDWGRVISILQDAGLVKVKDGVDITTASFDDIVENKKNLKFTYEADPALMTTFLNNDEGDIVAINSNFAVDNGLDPLKDAIALEKTSSPYANIVAVRKEDKDNENIKKLVEVLKSKDVKEWILKEWNGAVVPVD comes from the coding sequence ATGAAAAAAACAAGAATTTTTGGATTAATTGTGGCTTTAGTTTTAGTAGTAACGTTAGCGGCTTGTGGGTCAAATGGTGCTAAAGAGGATAAAAAAGCTAAAGATAACGTATTGAAAATTGGAGCAAGTAATATCCCACATGCAGTTATTTTAGAACATGTGAAGCCAATCTTAGAAAAAGAAGGAATTGATTTACAAATAACCACTTATCAAGACTACATTTTGCCTAACAAAGCCTTAGCTGATGGTGAAATTGATGCAAACTATTTCCAACATATTCCTTATTTCAATTTACAAGTGAAAGAAAATGACTATGATTTTGTAAATGCAGGGGCAATTCACATTGAACCACTGGGTTTGTATTCTAAACGCGTTAAAAACTTAGACGACTTAAAAGACGGAGCAACAGTAATTGTCAGTAATTCAACAACCGACTGGGGCCGTGTTATCAGCATTTTACAAGATGCAGGCTTAGTTAAAGTCAAAGATGGTGTTGACATAACTACAGCATCGTTTGACGACATCGTTGAAAATAAAAAGAATTTAAAATTCACATATGAAGCAGATCCAGCATTGATGACGACCTTCTTGAACAATGATGAAGGGGATATTGTGGCAATTAACTCAAACTTTGCCGTTGATAATGGCTTAGATCCTTTGAAAGATGCGATTGCTTTAGAAAAAACAAGTTCACCATATGCGAATATTGTAGCAGTTCGAAAAGAAGATAAAGACAATGAAAATATTAAAAAATTAGTTGAAGTCTTAAAATCAAAAGATGTAAAAGAATGGATTTTAAAAGAATGGAACGGCGCAGTCGTACCAGTAGACTAA
- a CDS encoding methionine ABC transporter permease has translation MLNKIDFSAYLDFSTVDPEKIKTATLQTLGMTAGSLLLVFILGLVLGLVLYETNGKNTKLAKFFYWFVSILVNVFRSVPFIILIVLLIPVTKALVGKIMGPTAALPALIISAAPFYARMVEIGFREIDKGVIEAAEAMGANKFQVIYKVLLPESLPAIVSGITVTAISLVGYTAMAGVIGAGGLGNLAYLEGFQRNQMGVTVVATFIILVIVFAIQLLGDFAVKKIDKR, from the coding sequence ATGTTAAATAAAATAGATTTTTCAGCCTACTTGGATTTTTCAACTGTTGATCCAGAAAAAATAAAAACGGCAACCTTACAAACACTAGGTATGACAGCAGGTTCTTTACTACTAGTCTTTATCTTAGGTTTGGTACTAGGTTTAGTCTTATATGAAACAAATGGAAAAAACACGAAACTCGCTAAATTCTTTTATTGGTTCGTGTCAATTCTTGTTAATGTATTCCGTTCAGTGCCTTTTATCATCTTAATTGTTTTATTAATCCCAGTAACTAAAGCTTTAGTAGGGAAAATAATGGGGCCTACTGCAGCTTTGCCAGCACTAATTATTTCGGCAGCGCCTTTCTATGCGCGGATGGTTGAAATTGGCTTTAGAGAAATTGATAAGGGCGTTATCGAAGCAGCAGAAGCCATGGGGGCAAATAAATTTCAAGTTATTTATAAAGTTCTTTTACCAGAAAGCCTACCCGCAATTGTTTCAGGTATCACTGTAACAGCAATATCATTGGTGGGCTACACAGCTATGGCCGGTGTAATTGGTGCTGGTGGATTAGGAAACCTCGCTTACTTAGAAGGCTTCCAACGAAATCAAATGGGCGTGACAGTCGTTGCAACCTTTATTATTCTAGTAATTGTCTTTGCAATCCAGTTATTAGGCGACTTCGCTGTTAAAAAAATCGACAAGCGTTAA
- a CDS encoding methionine ABC transporter ATP-binding protein produces the protein MIELKDIKKIFQTKKGTVEAVNGVNLSIESGDIYGIVGYSGAGKSTLIRMFNGLEAPSSGTVSVNGKVISTLKGSSLRKERQKIGMVFQHFNLLWSRTVVENILFPLEIAGVPKEKRLARANELVKLVGLEGREDAYPAQLSGGQKQRVGIARSLANDPTLLLCDEATSALDPQTTDEVLDLLLDINKRLNLTIVLITHEMHVIRKICDKVAVMESGKIVEHGNVMDVFKRPKEEVTKRFIRQDSNDEEDTHLVLEELLAEYPDGKVVRLTFHGEQAKLPIISKIVKEDEVDLTIIEGNIKKTQEGAIGSLYVQLMGQPEKINQAIENLRKMRVEVEVITDVK, from the coding sequence ATGATTGAGTTAAAGGATATCAAAAAAATATTCCAAACGAAAAAAGGAACTGTTGAAGCTGTAAATGGGGTTAATTTATCCATCGAAAGTGGCGATATTTATGGAATCGTCGGTTATTCTGGCGCAGGTAAAAGCACATTAATTCGAATGTTTAATGGTCTAGAAGCTCCAAGTTCTGGAACTGTTTCTGTAAATGGAAAAGTGATTTCAACCTTGAAAGGGAGTTCGCTAAGAAAAGAGCGCCAAAAAATCGGGATGGTGTTTCAACATTTTAATTTATTATGGTCGCGTACCGTTGTTGAGAATATCTTGTTTCCTTTAGAAATTGCAGGTGTTCCAAAAGAAAAACGCTTGGCACGAGCCAATGAATTAGTAAAATTAGTGGGTCTTGAAGGCCGAGAAGATGCCTACCCAGCTCAATTATCTGGTGGTCAGAAGCAACGCGTTGGTATTGCTCGCTCGCTAGCCAATGATCCAACACTGCTATTATGTGATGAAGCGACGAGTGCGCTAGATCCGCAAACAACAGATGAGGTTTTAGATTTATTATTGGATATTAACAAACGTTTAAATTTAACGATTGTATTGATTACCCATGAAATGCATGTCATTCGTAAAATCTGTGATAAAGTTGCTGTCATGGAAAGTGGCAAAATTGTAGAACATGGCAATGTAATGGATGTCTTCAAACGTCCAAAAGAAGAAGTGACTAAACGTTTTATTCGTCAAGATTCTAATGACGAAGAAGATACTCATCTCGTTTTAGAAGAATTGTTAGCCGAGTATCCAGATGGAAAAGTCGTACGCTTAACCTTCCACGGTGAACAAGCAAAACTGCCAATTATCTCTAAAATTGTTAAAGAAGATGAAGTTGATTTAACCATTATTGAAGGGAACATCAAGAAAACGCAAGAAGGCGCGATTGGCTCCTTGTATGTTCAATTAATGGGGCAACCAGAAAAAATTAATCAAGCCATTGAGAATTTAAGGAAAATGCGCGTTGAAGTTGAGGTGATTACAGATGTTAAATAA
- a CDS encoding glycine cleavage system protein H has translation MTVYYSENGLWLEEVQEGIKVGISAKGQDDLGEVMFVDLTPETTQVEKDATLIGVEAAKAVTELTSPVKGQVVAWNLELSENPELLNSTKKEDNWIVILDQVDKELLSSLAISE, from the coding sequence ATGACAGTTTACTATAGTGAAAATGGCTTATGGCTAGAAGAAGTTCAAGAAGGTATAAAAGTAGGGATTTCTGCTAAAGGGCAAGATGATTTAGGTGAGGTTATGTTTGTTGATTTAACTCCTGAAACAACCCAAGTAGAAAAAGATGCAACTTTAATTGGTGTCGAAGCCGCAAAAGCTGTAACAGAATTAACTTCACCTGTAAAAGGTCAAGTTGTTGCGTGGAATCTTGAACTGAGTGAAAACCCAGAACTTTTAAATAGTACTAAAAAGGAAGATAACTGGATTGTTATTTTAGATCAAGTTGATAAAGAATTATTATCTAGTCTGGCAATTTCAGAGTAA
- a CDS encoding arsenate reductase family protein: MIQFYEHPRCSTCKKARAWLDENKVVYNQINLLETPPTAKELASWIEASGLPIRRFFNTSGGKYRELGLKDKIDDMDIAEASALLATDGMLIKRPLMTDGKKLTLGFKEADFEKNWK; this comes from the coding sequence ATGATTCAATTTTACGAACACCCAAGATGTTCTACATGTAAAAAAGCTAGAGCTTGGTTAGATGAAAATAAAGTCGTCTATAACCAAATCAACCTTTTAGAAACGCCGCCAACAGCTAAGGAATTAGCTAGCTGGATTGAAGCTTCTGGTTTACCAATTCGTCGCTTTTTTAACACAAGTGGTGGGAAATACCGTGAACTAGGACTAAAAGATAAGATTGATGATATGGATATCGCTGAAGCCAGTGCATTGCTTGCTACAGATGGTATGCTGATTAAGCGACCGCTAATGACTGATGGTAAAAAATTAACATTAGGCTTCAAGGAAGCAGATTTCGAAAAAAACTGGAAATAA
- a CDS encoding FtsW/RodA/SpoVE family cell cycle protein produces MAENSNSESKIDYGIILSVMLLCIISIATIYSTTVIDMGGSIKATIMHIAWYVIGAVAIAVIMQFDSEQLWKLAPIAYWGGIVLLVLVLFLYDRPTEAVTGAKSWFKIGGLTFQPSEVMKVAFILMMARVVTKHNSRFNQHQPSTDFLLLGKMFLTAAIPLGLVLVQNDLGTTLVFIAIIGGMVLMSGITWKILLPLFTLGFSTFCGALWLVMNDRPFLLKLGFKNYQFARIDSWLNPYHDVSGDAYQLVQSMKAIGSGKVFGKGFGIFEVYVPVRESDMIFSTIAENFGFIGSCILIFLYFLLIYQMIRVCFDTKNEFYTYISTGVIMMILFHVLENIGMSIGLLPLTGIPLPFISQGGTALLGNMMAVGLILSMRYHYKSYMFSDEEKEF; encoded by the coding sequence ATGGCAGAAAACAGCAATAGTGAATCTAAAATAGATTATGGTATCATCTTATCCGTCATGTTACTGTGTATTATTAGTATCGCAACTATTTATTCAACAACAGTAATTGATATGGGCGGGAGTATTAAAGCAACGATTATGCATATCGCTTGGTATGTCATTGGAGCTGTGGCGATTGCGGTCATTATGCAATTTGACTCAGAACAGCTTTGGAAATTAGCACCAATTGCCTACTGGGGTGGGATTGTCCTGCTAGTGCTGGTTTTATTCCTTTATGATCGACCAACTGAAGCTGTAACCGGCGCAAAGAGTTGGTTCAAAATTGGTGGTCTGACCTTCCAGCCTTCTGAGGTAATGAAAGTTGCCTTTATCTTAATGATGGCTCGTGTCGTTACGAAACACAATAGCCGTTTTAATCAACATCAACCTTCAACTGATTTTTTATTATTAGGTAAAATGTTTTTAACAGCCGCAATTCCACTAGGTCTTGTATTAGTTCAAAATGACTTAGGAACAACGTTGGTATTTATAGCAATCATCGGTGGGATGGTCTTAATGTCAGGAATTACGTGGAAAATTTTGCTTCCGTTATTTACACTAGGATTTAGTACTTTTTGCGGTGCGTTATGGTTAGTTATGAATGACCGACCGTTCCTACTTAAATTAGGCTTTAAAAATTACCAATTTGCTCGGATTGATTCTTGGTTAAATCCTTATCACGATGTTTCAGGAGATGCTTACCAGCTAGTACAAAGTATGAAAGCCATTGGCTCTGGTAAAGTATTTGGTAAAGGCTTTGGTATTTTTGAAGTGTATGTGCCTGTTAGAGAGTCGGATATGATCTTCTCTACAATTGCGGAAAACTTTGGTTTTATTGGAAGTTGTATATTGATTTTCCTTTATTTCTTACTAATTTATCAAATGATTCGCGTATGTTTTGATACGAAAAATGAATTTTATACCTATATTTCAACTGGGGTTATTATGATGATTCTATTCCATGTTCTGGAGAATATTGGGATGAGTATCGGATTACTACCATTGACTGGTATTCCATTACCGTTTATTTCACAAGGTGGGACGGCGTTGCTAGGAAACATGATGGCTGTCGGCTTAATCTTATCGATGCGGTACCATTATAAGAGTTATATGTTCTCTGATGAAGAAAAAGAATTTTAG
- a CDS encoding FusB/FusC family EF-G-binding protein — protein sequence MEKFIQPYTYNFIQFQANELLKAHRSLNDFATIQTMKLVVIEKILTRFNQPTESEKELLNRIVQFSHSQKEMDAYLILLEDFIIPFEQPSDAALKKLFRKTKKLHIPNWDTLNLADYTFYGWNDAGKQRKYLILFEQQKLIGIEGTLSPTTHKGFCAICHTSSQVSLFMNIGKHNKDGQFTSKGNYICHDSHQCNKNIMELDELQKFIGIVKQKE from the coding sequence ATGGAAAAATTTATCCAACCCTACACTTACAATTTTATTCAATTCCAAGCAAATGAATTGCTTAAAGCGCATCGTTCACTCAATGACTTCGCTACTATTCAAACTATGAAATTAGTAGTCATTGAAAAAATACTTACTCGCTTTAATCAACCAACTGAATCAGAAAAAGAACTTCTTAATCGAATCGTGCAATTTAGCCATTCTCAAAAAGAAATGGATGCTTATTTAATCCTATTAGAGGATTTTATTATTCCTTTTGAGCAACCTTCTGATGCAGCATTAAAAAAATTATTTCGCAAAACTAAAAAATTACACATCCCTAATTGGGATACACTTAATTTAGCTGACTATACATTTTATGGTTGGAATGATGCCGGGAAACAAAGAAAATATTTAATTCTCTTTGAACAACAAAAATTAATCGGGATCGAAGGAACGCTCTCTCCAACTACGCATAAAGGATTTTGTGCTATTTGCCACACTTCTTCTCAAGTTTCCTTATTTATGAATATTGGAAAGCATAATAAAGATGGACAATTTACATCTAAAGGGAATTATATTTGTCATGATAGTCATCAATGTAATAAAAATATCATGGAACTAGATGAATTACAAAAGTTCATTGGGATTGTGAAACAAAAAGAATAA
- the arcD gene encoding arginine-ornithine antiporter, whose product MKKKTATKSVLKTQQKVGFLPLMTIVIGSAIGAGIFNLSKDMALGAAPGAVLISWGIVGVGIIALALCFQNLSDKRPELDSGIFQYAEDGFGKFAGFVSAWGYWLSIWLGNVAFATMLMSSLGFFFPIFKGGQNIPSIIGASILLWLLNYLVAKGVENAAFINFVVTVCKLMPIFVFIVFAIMAFQTSIFTADFWGTMTQQFEFKDVMNQVKSTMLITIFVFVGIEGASILSARARNKKDVGRATIIGVLCVLVVYMLVTILSFGVMSQNQLANLPEPAMAYVLEEIVGYWGAAFICGGLSISILGVWLSWTILPAETGLIAAKQGVFPSIFGRINKHGAPAEALTITSMCIQLFMFTFLITDQAYQFVASLVSSVVIITYIFVTMYQVKFSYQQPKGRQRTIQLVIGLVATAFQIWAFVSAGLKFMLLLTLLFVPGIFVYIKAQKEQHQRHFFSPIEKIVVALIFIGSLFAIYFLATGTITI is encoded by the coding sequence TTGAAAAAGAAAACAGCAACAAAATCGGTTTTAAAAACGCAACAAAAAGTCGGTTTTTTACCATTGATGACAATTGTCATAGGTTCAGCTATTGGAGCGGGTATATTTAATTTAAGTAAAGATATGGCCCTTGGTGCAGCGCCAGGAGCAGTATTGATTAGTTGGGGTATTGTTGGCGTTGGGATTATTGCGTTGGCTTTATGTTTCCAAAATTTATCTGATAAAAGACCGGAATTAGATTCTGGGATTTTCCAATATGCGGAAGATGGTTTTGGAAAATTTGCTGGGTTTGTTAGTGCTTGGGGATACTGGCTATCAATCTGGCTTGGTAATGTAGCTTTTGCAACGATGTTAATGAGTAGTCTAGGCTTCTTCTTTCCAATTTTCAAAGGCGGACAAAATATTCCATCAATTATTGGAGCAAGTATTTTATTATGGTTACTTAACTACCTTGTGGCAAAGGGCGTTGAAAATGCGGCCTTTATTAATTTTGTTGTCACAGTCTGTAAGTTAATGCCGATTTTTGTCTTTATTGTTTTTGCTATAATGGCTTTTCAAACGTCTATTTTCACAGCGGATTTTTGGGGAACTATGACGCAACAGTTTGAGTTTAAAGATGTTATGAATCAAGTTAAATCAACAATGTTAATTACGATTTTTGTTTTTGTCGGAATTGAAGGTGCAAGTATCTTATCTGCTCGGGCTCGAAATAAAAAAGATGTTGGTCGAGCAACTATAATTGGCGTACTTTGCGTTTTAGTTGTCTATATGTTGGTAACGATTTTATCTTTTGGCGTGATGTCACAAAATCAATTAGCTAACCTACCAGAACCAGCAATGGCTTATGTTTTAGAAGAAATCGTTGGATATTGGGGTGCTGCTTTCATTTGTGGAGGTTTATCAATTTCGATTTTAGGCGTTTGGTTATCATGGACAATTTTACCAGCTGAAACTGGCTTAATTGCTGCTAAACAAGGCGTATTTCCTAGCATTTTTGGGCGAATTAATAAACACGGAGCTCCAGCAGAAGCTTTAACAATCACAAGTATGTGTATTCAATTATTTATGTTTACTTTCTTGATCACAGATCAAGCGTATCAATTTGTGGCTTCGTTAGTTTCTAGTGTTGTGATTATTACCTATATTTTTGTCACGATGTATCAAGTTAAATTTTCTTATCAACAACCAAAAGGGCGTCAAAGAACCATTCAATTGGTTATTGGACTAGTAGCAACGGCATTTCAAATTTGGGCCTTTGTCAGTGCTGGACTAAAGTTCATGTTACTGTTAACTTTATTATTTGTACCAGGAATTTTTGTTTATATCAAAGCTCAAAAAGAGCAGCACCAAAGACATTTCTTCTCACCAATCGAGAAAATTGTTGTTGCACTAATCTTTATCGGAAGCCTTTTTGCTATTTATTTCTTAGCAACTGGTACCATTACGATTTAA
- a CDS encoding YihY/virulence factor BrkB family protein, translated as MERVIKSKKSREKIISVFQLAQKNWENANVSSQAAQLAYFVLLSLFPILLVAGNLIPFLPISTEEIMPYVQSAVPPDIFKLLQPILDNILHSSSGTAISFGIVTAIWSASSGFNALQQVMNNVYGTEMRKNFIVARIFSFIIALVMIVVLGSVILIFVFGEQVIRFVQEKLALNMDILSEFTSIKWVTTILVLLIVFMILYWLVPNVRWGIKYALPGAVFATVGWLLSSQAFSIYVRFQGGKSIGTGTLSIFIVLMLWLYLIATILLLGGFINVMVYHYLKEIKEPHPDDDQAIPQAKGMKQRRKLIRIKAENENLMKF; from the coding sequence ATGGAGCGCGTTATAAAATCTAAAAAGTCCAGAGAAAAAATTATAAGTGTTTTTCAACTAGCACAAAAAAATTGGGAGAATGCTAATGTTTCTTCCCAAGCAGCACAACTTGCCTATTTTGTCTTATTGTCATTATTTCCTATATTATTAGTAGCAGGTAATTTGATTCCTTTTTTACCAATTAGTACGGAAGAGATCATGCCTTATGTGCAATCCGCAGTTCCGCCAGATATTTTTAAATTATTGCAACCTATATTGGATAATATTTTGCATTCATCAAGTGGAACAGCAATTTCATTTGGGATTGTAACAGCTATTTGGTCGGCTTCAAGTGGCTTTAATGCTCTACAACAAGTGATGAATAATGTTTACGGTACAGAAATGCGTAAAAATTTTATTGTGGCACGAATTTTTTCTTTTATTATTGCATTAGTGATGATTGTTGTTCTAGGTTCAGTAATTTTAATTTTTGTTTTTGGTGAACAAGTCATTCGTTTTGTGCAAGAAAAATTAGCCTTAAATATGGATATTCTTTCTGAATTTACAAGTATTAAATGGGTTACAACGATTTTAGTATTACTGATTGTCTTTATGATTCTTTATTGGTTAGTTCCAAATGTTCGATGGGGGATTAAATATGCTCTACCGGGCGCTGTTTTTGCAACAGTTGGTTGGCTGCTTTCCTCTCAAGCTTTTTCTATATATGTTCGTTTTCAAGGAGGAAAATCAATCGGCACAGGAACGCTTAGTATTTTTATTGTTTTGATGCTCTGGTTGTATTTAATTGCCACGATATTGCTACTAGGTGGCTTTATTAATGTAATGGTCTATCATTATTTAAAAGAAATTAAAGAACCACATCCAGATGATGATCAGGCAATTCCTCAGGCTAAAGGGATGAAACAGCGACGTAAATTAATACGAATTAAAGCCGAAAATGAAAATCTCATGAAATTTTAG